Proteins encoded together in one Catellatospora citrea window:
- a CDS encoding dynamin family protein, which yields MTHPAHGNGGHRLAAPTAQLLADTAGALDPIDTAAAGRVRDEAARLRHVAAGVVVVGEKKRGKSSLINALVDEPDLLPVDADVATCVHLAVSHGPQRQARVVDLAAPQGRPIPPEDIAAYAALDPATQQHRHPDVSHVEVSLPRPLLDGLVLVDTPGIGSLLAGHAEVTLAALDRADAALVVVHAGMELAASEVAFLARVTDRVRAVLFVLTQIDKYPAWERIRDRDRELLAAHAPQLADAAWFPVSGHLHQLAASLQAEGAHEDAARLRATAGIEQLRQALRDRVAGRAAHLRLSAAVDAALTELREVITAQELAQHALRHDPELAVALRRERDRLKTVTEQGAQWRRKLRQRFKELETELNLEFNRGLNDLSATASAAIVAGGQNLLDELPEQLIAGAQALWATVDTRLRDAVAAIAADAASHLSADATTSEAIAVPQRIENLPRPDRAEAAAIGLAGVVEYAMGSAGVGALAATLLTGIVAPVTTVVAGLGAAYFLQHRRKLRDRMVRERAAANRHLNLFITEMKTEFPPALKTALRVVSDRMELAGEQTLTGRRRELEEALAALERAARAETARLDADRAAIQARLDALGELAQRAADLDDELAKDEEDHRDGV from the coding sequence ATGACGCACCCGGCACACGGCAACGGCGGGCACCGGCTCGCCGCGCCGACGGCACAACTGCTCGCCGACACCGCCGGCGCGCTCGACCCGATCGACACCGCCGCGGCGGGCCGGGTACGCGACGAGGCCGCACGCCTGCGCCACGTCGCCGCCGGCGTCGTGGTGGTGGGGGAGAAGAAACGCGGCAAGAGTTCCCTGATCAACGCCCTCGTCGACGAGCCGGACCTGCTGCCCGTCGACGCCGACGTGGCGACCTGCGTACACCTGGCGGTCAGTCACGGCCCGCAGCGGCAGGCACGGGTCGTGGACCTGGCCGCACCGCAGGGCCGCCCGATCCCACCCGAAGACATCGCCGCGTACGCGGCCCTGGACCCGGCCACCCAGCAGCACCGCCACCCCGACGTGTCACACGTGGAGGTGAGCCTGCCGCGCCCGCTGCTGGACGGCCTCGTCCTGGTCGACACCCCCGGCATCGGCAGCCTGCTGGCCGGCCACGCCGAGGTCACCCTCGCCGCGCTCGACCGCGCCGACGCGGCGCTGGTCGTCGTGCACGCGGGCATGGAGCTGGCCGCGTCCGAGGTCGCGTTCCTGGCCCGGGTCACCGACCGGGTCCGTGCGGTGCTGTTCGTGCTCACCCAGATCGACAAGTACCCGGCCTGGGAACGCATCCGCGACCGGGACCGCGAGCTGCTGGCCGCGCACGCGCCGCAGCTCGCCGACGCGGCCTGGTTCCCGGTCAGCGGCCACCTGCACCAGCTGGCGGCGTCGCTGCAGGCCGAAGGCGCGCACGAGGACGCGGCGCGGCTACGGGCCACCGCCGGCATCGAGCAGCTGCGGCAGGCGCTGCGTGACCGGGTCGCCGGCCGGGCCGCGCACCTGCGCCTGTCCGCCGCGGTCGACGCGGCGCTCACCGAGCTCCGCGAAGTGATCACCGCGCAGGAGCTGGCACAGCACGCGCTGCGCCACGACCCGGAACTGGCCGTGGCGCTGCGCCGCGAGCGCGACCGGCTCAAGACCGTCACCGAGCAGGGCGCACAGTGGCGGCGCAAACTGCGCCAGCGGTTCAAGGAGCTGGAGACCGAACTCAACCTGGAGTTCAACCGCGGCCTCAACGACCTGTCCGCGACGGCCTCGGCGGCCATCGTCGCCGGCGGGCAGAACCTGCTCGACGAGTTGCCCGAGCAGCTCATCGCCGGGGCACAGGCGCTGTGGGCGACGGTCGACACCCGGCTGCGCGACGCCGTGGCGGCCATCGCCGCCGACGCCGCCAGCCACCTGTCCGCCGACGCGACGACGTCGGAGGCGATCGCGGTGCCGCAGCGCATCGAGAACCTGCCCCGCCCGGACCGGGCCGAAGCCGCCGCGATCGGGCTGGCCGGCGTGGTGGAGTACGCGATGGGCTCGGCCGGGGTCGGCGCGCTGGCCGCGACGCTGCTCACCGGCATCGTCGCACCCGTCACCACGGTGGTGGCGGGGCTCGGCGCGGCGTACTTCCTGCAGCACCGGCGCAAGCTGCGCGACCGGATGGTCCGTGAGCGGGCCGCCGCGAACCGGCACCTGAACCTGTTCATCACCGAGATGAAGACCGAGTTCCCGCCGGCGCTGAAGACCGCGCTGCGGGTCGTCAGCGACCGCATGGAACTGGCCGGTGAGCAGACGCTGACCGGCCGCCGGCGGGAACTGGAGGAGGCGCTGGCCGCCCTGGAGCGGGCGGCCCGCGCCGAAACGGCCCGGTTGGACGCCGACCGTGCCGCGATACAGGCCCGGCTCGACGCGCTGGGCGAGCTCGCCCAGCGCGCCGCGGACCTGGACGACGAACTGGCCAAGGACGAGGAGGACCACCGCGATGGCGTATGA
- a CDS encoding nucleotide exchange factor GrpE has protein sequence MPLVGVVSGFAAGVVVGSAIAWHLKEPGPAGRTEPPTAPAAGRPDPSAEPATWPADPGPGPATGRPEQPVATAAPQVGVEDWNRLLEICIDQADRLRDHNPALWRQFNSRLATVGVELLLADGEVFDADRHDATGREATTDPARHLTVASTEFAGYRHAGRYLRRPQVVVYRADLAEAGPAH, from the coding sequence ATGCCATTGGTGGGAGTGGTCAGCGGCTTCGCCGCCGGAGTCGTGGTCGGCTCGGCGATCGCCTGGCACCTGAAGGAACCGGGGCCCGCCGGCCGGACCGAGCCGCCCACGGCACCGGCCGCCGGGCGACCGGACCCGTCCGCCGAGCCGGCGACCTGGCCCGCCGATCCCGGCCCGGGGCCTGCCACCGGGCGTCCCGAACAGCCGGTCGCGACCGCGGCGCCGCAGGTCGGCGTCGAGGACTGGAACCGGCTCCTGGAGATCTGCATCGACCAGGCCGACCGGCTGCGCGACCACAACCCGGCGCTGTGGCGGCAGTTCAACAGCCGCCTGGCCACGGTCGGGGTGGAACTGCTCCTGGCCGACGGGGAGGTCTTCGACGCCGACCGGCACGACGCCACCGGCCGCGAGGCGACCACGGACCCCGCCCGGCACCTCACCGTGGCCAGCACCGAGTTCGCCGGCTACCGCCACGCCGGACGCTACCTGCGCCGCCCGCAGGTGGTCGTCTACCGGGCCGACCTCGCTGAGGCCGGCCCGGCGCACTGA
- a CDS encoding dynamin family protein, producing MTLTSRHVLAPDAIEVTGRVADAAEQAGDEQTALVLRHQAQLAAMPGSTLVVVGEKNRGKSSLINALVEREDLLPVNADIATHAYIVVRHGVPESAAAFTDDASDGEPIEVAQIAEYAGLSGEGESREPLHPEVIRVEVAVDAPVLREGLVLVDTPGVGGLVAGHTAVTLATLQRADALVFVVNSASELTSSELAFLRKAAEHTSTVLFVLTRIDTFGDHRQVLDKNLALLREHAPALAAAPWFPVSSRRRLEAGRALADGDAEFAGRLQRTSGFEALVTELRDKVLLRVEHNLLSALVAAGADTVEQLDASAAGSLRLLTPDEATLAAIVRQQESTGDLADPDAAWRAELNRRFAGLRDDLRRRAGEGVRRLRDQADAAIEEGGRDMLTAVPRDFADGGRGLTMALENDLREEVIAVTTWLAGALGLAGIDATPPSGAARPAPSGPAAGGGPATGPVEWPTPSMAEGRDLFDQLKRYGDNVAKPAAAAGRRVTELWRQVPPVKQKNLLILGVAAAVTATIGAVTWFIRRGKAATRRQLTEDITQSVASLHGLIDTQVIGDLDGLRTEIAANAGRQLARRMSYLAESLAEAQANLQAAEAELAPRRAVLELRRKELAELRAEVAAVKDRLARGKTW from the coding sequence GTGACCCTGACGTCTCGTCATGTTCTAGCCCCCGATGCGATCGAGGTGACCGGCCGTGTCGCCGACGCCGCGGAGCAGGCCGGCGACGAGCAGACCGCGCTGGTGCTGCGGCATCAGGCGCAACTGGCCGCGATGCCGGGTTCGACGCTGGTCGTCGTCGGTGAGAAGAACCGCGGCAAGAGTTCGCTGATCAACGCGCTGGTGGAGCGGGAGGATCTGCTGCCGGTCAACGCCGACATCGCCACCCACGCCTACATCGTGGTCCGGCACGGCGTGCCGGAGTCCGCGGCGGCGTTCACCGACGACGCCTCCGACGGCGAGCCGATCGAGGTGGCCCAGATCGCCGAGTACGCCGGCCTGAGCGGCGAGGGCGAGTCCCGTGAGCCGCTGCACCCGGAGGTGATCCGCGTCGAGGTCGCCGTGGACGCGCCGGTGCTGCGTGAGGGCCTGGTCCTCGTCGACACGCCCGGCGTGGGCGGGCTGGTCGCCGGGCACACCGCGGTGACGCTGGCGACGCTGCAGCGCGCCGACGCGCTGGTGTTCGTGGTCAACTCCGCCAGCGAGCTGACCTCGTCGGAGCTGGCGTTCCTGCGCAAGGCCGCCGAGCACACCTCGACGGTGCTGTTCGTGCTGACCCGCATCGACACCTTCGGCGACCACCGGCAGGTGCTGGACAAGAACCTCGCCCTGCTGCGCGAGCACGCGCCCGCGCTCGCGGCCGCGCCGTGGTTTCCGGTGAGCAGCCGCCGGCGGCTGGAGGCGGGCCGGGCGCTGGCCGACGGGGACGCGGAGTTCGCCGGGCGGCTGCAGCGGACCAGCGGGTTCGAGGCGCTGGTGACGGAGCTGCGCGACAAGGTGCTGCTGCGGGTGGAGCACAACCTGCTTTCCGCGCTGGTCGCCGCCGGCGCGGACACGGTCGAGCAGCTCGACGCGAGCGCGGCAGGCTCGTTGCGGCTGCTCACGCCCGACGAGGCGACCCTGGCCGCGATCGTCCGGCAGCAGGAGTCGACCGGCGACCTGGCCGACCCGGACGCGGCCTGGCGCGCCGAGCTCAACCGGCGGTTCGCCGGGCTGCGCGACGACCTGCGCCGGCGGGCCGGCGAGGGTGTGCGGCGGCTGCGTGACCAGGCCGACGCGGCGATCGAGGAGGGGGGCCGCGACATGCTCACGGCGGTGCCCCGCGACTTCGCCGACGGCGGCCGCGGGCTCACCATGGCGCTGGAGAACGACCTCCGCGAGGAGGTCATCGCCGTGACCACCTGGCTGGCCGGGGCGCTCGGCCTGGCCGGTATCGACGCGACACCGCCCTCCGGCGCGGCCCGCCCGGCGCCGTCCGGCCCGGCCGCGGGCGGCGGCCCGGCGACCGGGCCGGTCGAGTGGCCGACGCCGAGCATGGCCGAAGGCAGGGACCTGTTCGATCAGCTCAAGAGGTACGGCGACAACGTGGCCAAGCCGGCCGCGGCCGCGGGGCGGCGGGTCACCGAGCTGTGGCGGCAGGTGCCGCCGGTGAAGCAGAAGAACCTGCTGATCCTCGGCGTCGCCGCCGCGGTGACCGCCACCATCGGCGCGGTGACCTGGTTCATCCGGCGCGGCAAGGCCGCGACCCGCCGTCAGCTCACCGAGGACATCACGCAGTCGGTCGCCAGCCTGCACGGCCTGATCGACACGCAGGTCATCGGTGACCTGGACGGGTTGCGTACCGAGATCGCCGCCAATGCCGGCCGGCAGTTGGCGCGGCGGATGTCGTACCTGGCCGAGTCGCTGGCCGAGGCCCAGGCCAACCTGCAGGCCGCGGAGGCCGAGCTCGCGCCGCGCCGCGCCGTGCTGGAGCTGCGCCGCAAGGAGCTGGCCGAGCTGCGGGCCGAGGTCGCCGCGGTGAAAGACCGGCTCGCCCGAGGCAAGACCTGGTGA